A genomic stretch from Sphingomonas faeni includes:
- a CDS encoding ferredoxin--NADP reductase, producing MTAPTVEATRAPALIPETPAFLNAKVLWVRHWNEHLFSFAIERPSTFRFRSGEFVMIGLPQEGGKPIMRAYSIASPHYSEELEFLSIKVEDGPLTSKLQLIQPGDEVYLGKKPTGTLVLDALLPGKRLFMFSTGTGLAPFLSLMRDPDVYAAYEQVIVVHSVRRVSDLAYHDEMVRLLAEDPLIADEAQTQFHYIPTVTREPFRTTRRIGALIEDASLFGHPVRGEQKLNPETDRAMLCGSTEMIKEFAVMLEAQGFEEGANSKPGTFVIERAFVG from the coding sequence ATGACCGCCCCGACCGTCGAAGCAACGCGCGCGCCCGCGCTGATCCCCGAGACCCCTGCGTTCCTGAACGCCAAGGTGCTGTGGGTGCGCCACTGGAACGAACATCTGTTCAGCTTCGCGATCGAGCGGCCCTCGACTTTCCGCTTCCGCTCGGGCGAGTTCGTGATGATCGGCTTGCCGCAGGAAGGCGGCAAGCCGATCATGCGCGCCTATTCGATCGCATCCCCGCATTATTCGGAAGAGCTCGAGTTCCTGTCGATCAAGGTCGAGGATGGCCCGCTGACCTCGAAGCTCCAGCTGATCCAGCCGGGCGACGAAGTGTATCTCGGCAAGAAGCCGACGGGCACGCTGGTGCTCGACGCGTTGCTGCCGGGGAAGCGCCTGTTCATGTTCTCGACCGGCACCGGCCTCGCGCCGTTCCTCAGCCTGATGCGCGATCCCGACGTCTATGCTGCGTATGAGCAGGTGATCGTCGTGCACAGCGTGCGCCGCGTGAGCGATCTCGCCTATCATGACGAGATGGTCCGGCTGCTGGCGGAGGATCCGCTGATCGCCGACGAAGCGCAGACGCAGTTCCACTACATCCCGACCGTGACGCGCGAGCCGTTCCGCACCACGCGGCGGATCGGTGCGCTGATCGAGGACGCATCGCTGTTCGGCCACCCGGTCCGCGGCGAGCAGAAGCTTAACCCCGAAACCGACCGCGCGATGCTGTGTGGCTCGACCGAGATGATCAAGGAATTCGCGGTGATGCTCGAGGCGCAGGGCTTCGAGGAGGGCGCGAATTCGAAGCCCGGTACGTTCGTGATCGAGCGCGCGTTCGTCGGCTGA
- a CDS encoding VOC family protein, whose amino-acid sequence MIGYATLGTNDIDTALTFYDALFATVGGKRLMQMPDARQLTFYGAGPDKPMLVIGKPYDGAAATAGNGTMVALAADSREQVDQVYAKAIELGGADEGAAGTRGPEEMAFYGAYFRDPDGNKLCVFKMG is encoded by the coding sequence ATGATCGGTTACGCGACGCTCGGCACCAACGATATCGATACCGCGCTCACCTTCTACGACGCGCTGTTCGCGACGGTCGGCGGCAAGCGCCTCATGCAGATGCCCGACGCCCGCCAGTTGACCTTCTACGGCGCGGGCCCCGACAAGCCGATGCTCGTAATCGGCAAGCCCTATGACGGCGCGGCTGCGACCGCGGGCAACGGCACGATGGTCGCGCTGGCAGCGGACTCGCGCGAGCAGGTCGATCAGGTCTATGCCAAGGCGATCGAACTCGGCGGCGCGGACGAAGGCGCTGCTGGCACGCGTGGACCCGAGGAAATGGCCTTCTACGGCGCGTATTTCCGCGATCCCGACGGCAACAAGCTCTGCGTGTTCAAGATGGGGTGA
- a CDS encoding MBL fold metallo-hydrolase: MTRLLKIVGGAILLLVVIGALIVTIVPQFLDRIYYHGFASSHFDGARFFNPDGDADTKQIQPKGSGGGRASFFWKYFTGSDGRSAWPKSVAVERIAPPARVEGERMVVTWVGHASVLIQTQGLNILTDPVWAEKAGPLGTGPRRVAAPGIAFDALPKIDLVLVSHNHYDHLDKATLKRLWQRDRPRIITSLGNDSVIGQTGAQATALDWGQRVAIKPGVAITVTRNHHWGSRWFTDRNRALWSSFVVTLPGGNVFFAGDTGMGDGKWPDEAAALGPIRLALIPIGAFRFVDGQMESGSHIGPVDAVEVYRRLGAAHAIPIHWGTFRLSFEGYDTPPKLLAAAMRCTGQNGFAPVAIGRPMEIAGYVKPAAVTPMARAALLKCLDTPTVQALR; the protein is encoded by the coding sequence GTGACGAGACTATTGAAGATCGTCGGCGGTGCGATCCTGTTGCTGGTCGTGATCGGTGCGTTGATCGTGACGATCGTGCCGCAATTCCTCGACCGGATCTATTATCACGGGTTCGCATCGAGCCATTTCGACGGTGCGCGGTTCTTCAATCCCGACGGCGACGCGGATACGAAACAGATACAGCCCAAGGGCAGTGGCGGTGGCCGGGCGAGCTTCTTCTGGAAGTATTTCACCGGCAGCGATGGTCGATCTGCATGGCCGAAGTCGGTTGCGGTCGAACGGATCGCACCGCCCGCCCGCGTCGAGGGCGAGCGGATGGTCGTGACGTGGGTCGGTCATGCCAGCGTACTGATCCAGACGCAGGGGCTCAACATCCTCACCGATCCGGTCTGGGCGGAGAAGGCCGGGCCGCTGGGCACGGGGCCGCGCCGTGTCGCCGCGCCGGGGATCGCGTTCGATGCGTTGCCGAAGATCGACCTCGTGCTGGTCAGCCACAATCACTACGATCATCTCGACAAGGCGACGCTGAAGCGGCTGTGGCAGCGCGATCGGCCGCGGATCATTACCAGTCTGGGCAACGACAGCGTCATCGGCCAGACCGGCGCGCAGGCGACCGCGCTCGATTGGGGGCAGCGGGTGGCGATCAAGCCCGGCGTCGCGATCACCGTGACCCGCAACCATCACTGGGGCAGCCGCTGGTTCACCGACCGTAACCGCGCGCTGTGGTCGAGCTTCGTCGTGACGCTGCCGGGCGGGAACGTGTTCTTTGCGGGTGATACCGGCATGGGCGACGGCAAGTGGCCGGATGAGGCGGCGGCGCTGGGGCCAATCCGGCTGGCGCTGATCCCGATCGGTGCGTTCCGGTTCGTCGACGGGCAGATGGAGTCGGGGAGCCATATCGGGCCGGTCGATGCGGTTGAGGTGTATCGGCGGTTGGGCGCCGCGCACGCGATCCCGATCCACTGGGGGACGTTCCGGCTGTCGTTCGAGGGGTATGATACGCCGCCGAAGCTGCTGGCGGCGGCGATGCGCTGTACGGGGCAAAATGGGTTTGCGCCGGTCGCGATCGGGCGGCCAATGGAGATTGCTGGGTATGTGAAGCCGGCGGCGGTTACGCCGATGGCTCGGGCAGCTTTGTTGAAGTGTCTCGATACGCCGACGGTTCAGGCTTTGCGCTAA
- a CDS encoding DUF4345 domain-containing protein, producing MSGSIEKRLLQAVIAVACLLPLIVGGQGILHGPAPFGHLADVPRDLDSHFRYISGIFFATGLGFVSCIPHIERKGPRFRLLGGLIFVGGVSRLISLIAVGVPSRGHVLGLGMETIVVPLLMLWQWNFGWRNFARRTALRG from the coding sequence ATGAGCGGCTCGATCGAGAAGCGCCTGTTGCAGGCCGTGATTGCGGTGGCGTGCCTGTTGCCGCTGATCGTCGGCGGCCAGGGTATCCTGCACGGCCCTGCGCCGTTCGGGCATCTGGCCGACGTGCCGAGGGATCTCGACAGTCATTTCCGGTATATCTCGGGGATATTCTTCGCGACTGGTCTCGGGTTCGTGAGTTGCATCCCGCATATCGAGCGTAAGGGACCGCGGTTCCGGCTGCTCGGCGGGCTGATCTTCGTCGGGGGCGTGTCGCGGCTGATATCGTTGATTGCTGTCGGCGTGCCGTCACGGGGCCATGTGCTCGGCCTGGGCATGGAGACGATCGTCGTGCCGTTGCTGATGCTGTGGCAATGGAATTTTGGGTGGCGGAATTTCGCGCGGCGGACCGCGTTGCGCGGTTGA
- a CDS encoding DUF2721 domain-containing protein, giving the protein MPTIPAVSTIAQTIQLSLAPVFMLAGIGQLLNVLAGRLSRVIDRARKLEHLHASSTGPEHVRFVWELRLLDRRMTIINAALFLAVSSAIMTCILIALLFIAELAKLHFGTYVAVCFILAMILLIAALISFIFEVRISLRAFRIRPELLRPLP; this is encoded by the coding sequence ATGCCGACGATACCCGCCGTCTCGACGATCGCCCAGACGATCCAGCTTTCGCTAGCGCCCGTATTCATGCTGGCGGGCATCGGCCAGTTGCTGAACGTGCTTGCCGGCCGCTTGTCGCGGGTGATTGACCGCGCGCGGAAACTCGAACATCTCCACGCGAGCAGCACCGGACCCGAGCATGTCCGCTTCGTCTGGGAACTGCGCCTGCTCGACCGCCGGATGACGATCATCAACGCTGCGCTGTTCCTCGCGGTCTCCAGTGCGATCATGACGTGTATCCTGATCGCGCTGCTGTTCATCGCCGAACTCGCGAAGCTGCATTTCGGGACCTACGTCGCGGTATGCTTCATCCTGGCGATGATCCTGCTGATCGCGGCGCTGATCTCGTTTATCTTCGAGGTGCGGATTTCGCTCCGCGCATTTCGTATCCGCCCCGAATTGCTGAGGCCCCTGCCATGA
- a CDS encoding tyrosine-type recombinase/integrase codes for MFTPCPRRLGHLSSPCPNGTSASACSRRPAAPARSADSPRRRLLDAKITELGAVKGLPPLADWTVHDIRRSVATQMARLGVPQEHIERVLGHVVQGVAGTYNRYSYLDEKRTALEMWGKLWA; via the coding sequence ATGTTTACCCCCTGTCCGCGTCGGCTTGGGCATTTATCCAGTCCCTGCCCAAATGGAACGTCGGCGAGTGCATGTTCACGACGACCAGCGGCGCCCGCCCGGTCAGCGGATTCTCCAAGGCGAAGGCTGCTGGATGCGAAGATCACCGAACTCGGCGCGGTGAAGGGCCTACCGCCGCTGGCGGACTGGACGGTCCACGACATTCGCCGCTCGGTCGCTACCCAGATGGCGCGGCTCGGCGTCCCGCAGGAGCACATCGAACGCGTCCTCGGCCACGTCGTGCAGGGCGTCGCTGGAACCTACAACCGCTACAGCTACCTCGACGAGAAGCGCACCGCGCTTGAGATGTGGGGGAAGCTATGGGCTTGA
- a CDS encoding helix-turn-helix transcriptional regulator, translating to MRNDDKTVLTLPEVVALTTLSKPTIYTYVRDGIFPRQVRSGPNWVVWRRAEVQSWLEERAASREAA from the coding sequence ATGCGCAACGATGATAAGACGGTACTGACCCTGCCGGAGGTCGTGGCCCTGACCACGCTCAGCAAGCCCACCATCTACACCTACGTCCGTGACGGCATCTTCCCGCGGCAAGTCCGCAGCGGACCGAACTGGGTCGTTTGGCGTCGCGCCGAGGTCCAGAGCTGGCTGGAAGAGCGCGCCGCGAGCCGTGAAGCAGCCTGA
- a CDS encoding DNA primase family protein: MANAALDPNRKRVLDPAAPFAIAKRLHGELFSTAIHTNDDWLEYDRGAYRGSEDATMRRAMWEALDAATVRKVKEDVVAFAPFKPGPGQVSGVLDALEAVAHQPADKMAPPVWLDGDGPPPGEIISCRNGLLHVPTGELLPPTPRFFTRNALDIDFDPAAPEPREWLAFVRQAFPDADAATLLQEWFGYLLLPDMSQEKMLLMVGPPRSGKGTIQKVLTELVGRSNICAPSIKSLGGDFGLQPMIGKQVAFLSDIRLGSSSDRAAITETLLRITGRDPVTADRKHKDQWTGHLAVRFVISTNELPSLSDNSPALANRFVPLILEQSHLGREDHGLADRLIAELPGVLSWSLAGWRSLRERGHFKLPAVSIKAVTEIMELGSPTARFISDCCVLGPTLGVEKDRLFAAWRQWCEIKGERTAGESHFASNLRAATSQTVKGSRLRDGAGRVNVYIGIALVEGDEAERAPASDLFEPY; the protein is encoded by the coding sequence GTGGCGAATGCCGCATTGGACCCCAACCGTAAGCGCGTTCTTGATCCGGCGGCGCCCTTCGCGATCGCAAAGCGCCTGCACGGCGAGCTTTTCTCAACGGCTATCCACACAAACGATGACTGGCTCGAATACGACCGCGGCGCGTACCGCGGCTCCGAGGACGCCACGATGCGCCGCGCAATGTGGGAAGCGCTGGACGCGGCGACCGTTCGGAAGGTGAAGGAGGACGTGGTCGCGTTTGCCCCGTTCAAGCCGGGACCCGGGCAGGTGAGCGGCGTGCTCGACGCGCTTGAGGCGGTGGCCCATCAACCAGCGGACAAAATGGCGCCGCCGGTATGGCTCGACGGCGACGGCCCGCCGCCGGGTGAGATAATCTCCTGTCGGAATGGCCTGCTGCACGTCCCGACCGGCGAGTTGTTACCACCGACACCACGTTTTTTCACCCGCAATGCGCTCGACATAGACTTCGATCCCGCCGCGCCGGAGCCTAGAGAGTGGCTCGCCTTCGTGCGGCAGGCCTTCCCGGACGCCGACGCTGCGACGCTGTTGCAGGAGTGGTTCGGCTACCTCCTGCTGCCGGACATGTCGCAAGAGAAGATGCTGCTCATGGTCGGCCCGCCCCGATCCGGCAAAGGCACAATCCAGAAGGTGCTGACGGAGCTCGTCGGTCGCTCAAACATATGTGCGCCGTCAATCAAGAGCCTCGGCGGCGACTTTGGGCTCCAGCCGATGATCGGCAAGCAGGTGGCTTTCTTGTCGGACATCCGTCTTGGCAGCAGCTCCGACCGTGCGGCGATCACCGAGACGCTGCTTCGCATAACCGGACGCGACCCCGTCACTGCCGATCGCAAGCACAAAGATCAGTGGACTGGGCATCTTGCCGTGCGCTTCGTCATCTCGACGAATGAGCTGCCGAGCCTGAGCGACAACAGTCCCGCTCTTGCCAATCGCTTCGTGCCCCTGATCCTCGAACAGAGTCACCTCGGTCGCGAGGACCACGGTCTTGCCGACCGACTGATAGCGGAACTGCCGGGCGTCCTGAGTTGGTCCCTGGCGGGCTGGCGATCCCTGCGCGAGCGAGGGCATTTCAAGCTTCCCGCGGTCTCGATCAAGGCCGTGACGGAGATAATGGAGCTGGGATCGCCGACGGCGCGCTTCATCAGCGATTGTTGTGTTCTCGGACCGACGCTCGGCGTCGAGAAGGATCGGCTGTTCGCAGCTTGGCGGCAATGGTGCGAGATTAAGGGCGAGCGCACCGCCGGAGAGAGCCATTTCGCCAGCAATCTGCGCGCTGCGACCAGCCAAACCGTGAAGGGGTCAAGGCTCCGCGACGGAGCCGGACGGGTGAACGTCTATATCGGCATCGCCTTGGTCGAGGGCGATGAGGCCGAGAGGGCACCAGCCAGCGACCTGTTCGAGCCGTACTAG